ATATGATACTCATGAACCAAGGGGGCATTTTCCATTAGCTTTTCCTTTCTTGATGACGAGAGCGAAGGTTGTTGAGATCGTTGCAGCCCGTGATATTGTATTTGCACTTGCACATTCTGGTGTATGTGCAGCTTTTAGTAGAGGTAACAGGAGGTGGATCTCTTTTGACTTGATGCACTTGACTTGTGGTTACTTATTATGTGAAGTGCTAACTTGTGGTGGTGTAAGTGCAGAGACAAATGAAAGGATCTGTTTCCTGAATTTAAGTCCTGATGAAGTGATCAGAAGCTTGTTCTACAATAAGAACAATGGTTCATTAATCACAGTATCAGTTTATGCTTCAGACAACTTCAGTTTGCTGAAATGCAGATCCACAAGGATTGAGTACGTAAGCTGCTCCTTTTGGTGTGACCTCCTTTTTGTTTTTCCTTCCTTTTTATGGTTTATCCTCcgaaacccagtttacgggctgaGCTCATCTTCACCATAGCCATATCGTTGCTGTGATCATATGAAATGTGGATATGTAGATACATACAGCGTGGCAAGGCCGGTGCAGGTTTTCCCCTTTTTGAATCAGAGGCTCTGAAGTGGCCTGGCTTTGTAGAGTTTGATGACGTAAATGGGAAAGTGCTTACTTACTCTGCTCAAGATAGGTATCCAATCTTTTCCTGAATTACCAAGTATATTAATTGGATAAGATTATCCACACTGACATTggcttttcttttttgttttcctaGTATTTACAAGGTCTTTGACCTGAAAAATTATATGATCCTGTACTCTATATCGGATAAGAATGTACAAGAAATCAAAATCAGGTAATTTTCTCTAATCCCAACTCCCAGGTTTTATTCAAAAAGGGAAAATAGGACACTGCTTATTGTCCTCACTCTATAAAGGAGGATAAATCTCTTCAGAAAGCAAATCTAGTCAAGAGGACAGGGTGATTCTTGTTTCCTGGTCATGATCATTGTGTTGTGGTAAGACATGGAAACTGATCTTCTTACACACTGAAGGTGCATACCCTTGCTATACTGAAGAAAAATAGATGGTTGCAACTTGGGCTGAAGCTAA
The nucleotide sequence above comes from Lycium barbarum isolate Lr01 chromosome 3, ASM1917538v2, whole genome shotgun sequence. Encoded proteins:
- the LOC132631586 gene encoding uncharacterized protein LOC132631586 codes for the protein MEGGKGITANPRPCSIHRVLPSNKRHRTDNNGLLNSVNKLQRREISSRKDRCFALANSHEKFRNMCLTEEYDTHEPRGHFPLAFPFLMTRAKVVEIVAARDIVFALAHSGVCAAFSRETNERICFLNLSPDEVIRSLFYNKNNGSLITVSVYASDNFSLLKCRSTRIEYIQRGKAGAGFPLFESEALKWPGFVEFDDVNGKVLTYSAQDSIYKVFDLKNYMILYSISDKNVQEIKISPGIMLLIFTRAQSYVPLKILSIEDGTVLKDFNHFIEIRRLISLNNSMRKFLSNKIMRISKF